A portion of the Aphanothece sacrum FPU1 genome contains these proteins:
- the bchL gene encoding ferredoxin:protochlorophyllide reductase (ATP-dependent) iron-sulfur ATP-binding protein, with translation MTLTIAVYGKGGIGKSTTSCNISTALAKRGKKVLQIGCDPKHDSTFTLTGFLIPTIIDTLQERDFHYEDIWPEDVIYKGYAGVDCVEAGGPPAGAGCGGYVVGETVKLLKELNAFDEYDVILFDVLGDVVCGGFAAPLNYADYCLIVTDNGFDALFAANRIAASVREKARTHTLRLAGLIGNRTSKRDLIDKYIEAVPMPVLEILPLIEDIRVSRVKGKTLFEMTETDPSLEYVCNYYLNIADQLLALPEGVIPNDAQDRELFTLLSDFYLNPKEPVKSEEKELDLMMV, from the coding sequence TTGACTTTAACAATTGCAGTTTACGGAAAAGGCGGAATTGGCAAATCTACTACTAGCTGTAATATTTCCACAGCATTAGCCAAACGGGGTAAAAAAGTGTTACAAATTGGCTGTGATCCCAAACATGACAGCACATTTACTCTGACAGGTTTTCTGATTCCTACTATCATTGATACGCTACAAGAAAGAGATTTTCATTATGAAGATATCTGGCCCGAAGATGTGATTTATAAAGGCTATGCGGGTGTAGATTGTGTAGAAGCTGGTGGTCCCCCCGCAGGTGCAGGTTGTGGCGGTTATGTAGTAGGAGAAACCGTTAAATTACTCAAAGAATTGAATGCGTTTGATGAGTATGATGTCATTCTTTTTGATGTTTTAGGTGACGTAGTTTGTGGTGGTTTTGCTGCCCCTTTAAACTATGCAGATTATTGTTTAATTGTGACAGATAATGGTTTTGATGCGTTGTTTGCGGCTAACCGTATTGCTGCTTCAGTAAGAGAAAAAGCACGGACTCATACTTTACGTTTAGCGGGGTTAATTGGTAATCGTACTTCTAAGCGTGATTTAATTGATAAATATATAGAAGCGGTTCCCATGCCTGTGTTAGAAATTTTACCGTTAATTGAGGATATTCGGGTATCTCGTGTTAAGGGTAAAACGTTGTTTGAGATGACAGAAACTGACCCTTCTCTTGAGTATGTTTGCAATTATTATTTAAACATTGCAGATCAGTTATTAGCATTACCTGAAGGCGTGATTCCTAATGATGCTCAAGATCGGGAATTATTCACTTTATTGTCTGATTTCTATCTTAATCCTAAAGAGCCTGTTAAATCAGAGGAAAAAGAATTAGATCTAATGATGGTTTAA